The Rhododendron vialii isolate Sample 1 chromosome 8a, ASM3025357v1 genome has a window encoding:
- the LOC131298780 gene encoding uncharacterized protein LOC131298780 — protein MENKGRDMSYDSAEMGDEGRNVNYRAAAGDQITGQPQLFKDDLTNQGTNYHQQTRSDGYIDQGYKASGNDGYKNQSGNDGYMNQGYKNSTNDGYMNQSGNDGYANQGYQNSANDNYMNQGYKTSGNDGYMNRSGNDDNMNQGYKTSGNDGYMNRSGNDDYMNQEYKTSGNDEYMNRSGNDDYMNQGYRNSGQDNSVLQQTGGGVMNMAQGAVQGAASVAKEAAMGAANIAQGAATAVKNTLGMNTDMTSSTPGTADTTTPTYHPNNPNSRV, from the exons ATGGAAAACAAAGGTCGGGATATGAGCTATGACTCTGCTGAGATGGGCGATGAAGGCCGTAATGTGAACTACAGGGCTGCCGCTGGTGATCAAATTACCGGTCAACctcag TTGTTCAAAGATGACTTGACAAACCAGGGCACTAACTACCATCAACAG acaaGGAGTGATGGATACATAGACCAAGGATACAAAGCCTCTGGCAATGATGGATATAAGAACCAGTCTGGCAACGATGGATATATGAATCAAGGGTACAAAAACTCTACCAATGATGGATACATGAATCAATCTGGCAATGATGGATATGCAAACCAGGGCTACCAAAACTCTGCCAACGATAATTACATGAATCAAGGATACAAAACCTCTGGCAATGACGGATACATGAACCGGTCTGGCAATGATGATAACATGAACCAAGGATACAAAACCTCTGGCAATGACGGATACATGAACCGGTCTGGCAATGATGATTACATGAACCAAGAATACAAAACCTCGGGCAATGACGAATACATGAACCGGTCTGGCAATGATGATTACATGAATCAAGGATACAGAAACTCTGGCCAAGACAACAGTGTCCTTCAACAG ACAGGAGGAGGTGTCATGAACATGGCGCAGGGAGCAGTGCAAGGAGCGGCAAGCGTGGCAAAAGAAGCGGCAATGGGTGCAGCAAACATAGCACAGGGAGCAGCCACCGCCGTGAAGAACACTCTTGGGATGAACACTGACATGACCAGCTCCACCCCCGGCACAGCCgacaccaccacccccacaTATCACCCAAACAACCCAAACTCTAGGGTTTGA
- the LOC131335446 gene encoding late embryogenesis abundant protein 7: MASRDQSYQAGETKGRAEEKTGQMTETMRQKAEEAKEKTRETAQSAKEKASGTAQATREKASETTEAGKEKTSGILQKTSEQVKSMAGSAKEAVKHTFGMAGDEANRDNPASRDDPNRGTARDDTTRRDV, translated from the exons ATGGCATCTCGTGATCAGAGCTACCAAGCTGGTGAAACCAAGGGGCGGGCTGAG GAGAAGACGGGTCAGATGACAGAAACCATGAGGCAGAAGGCAGAGGAGGCCAAAGAGAAGACAAGAGAGACGGCCCAATCCGCCAAGGAGAAGGCCTCCGGAACGGCCCAGGCAACCAGGGAGAAGGCGTCGGAGACTACCGAAGCCGGGAAGGAGAAAACCAGCGGCATACTGCAGAAAACGAGCGAGCAAGTGAAGAGCATGGCCGGATCCGCCAAGGAGGCAGTCAAGCATACCTTCGGCATGGCTGGCGACGAGGCTAATCGGGACAACCCTGCTAGTCGGGACGATCCGAACCGGGGCACCGCCCGGGACGACACCACTCGTCGGGACGTCTAG
- the LOC131335448 gene encoding uncharacterized protein LOC131335448 isoform X1 codes for MARQKLKSLITCFTPDGDYFAVLSPSGVVKIWNTKSGSLVAEWKQTDAPSEPSISCMACSFIGKKRRKEHGTCLLAVGSNAGEVFAVDVFTGEEKWKSSGCHADGIVGLSFTNRGRILHTVGNDGIASEMNSESGEVVRTFKVSKTHISSSASCDEQLLAIASGKIRIFRWESGKELLKFSADGGLVQRVSITHEAKAIVTSGSDEKHLQVWKCDLSSGTVSKGPVLSMRHPSLAFECNNGANGEDGLVVLSVSESGVADMWNLKAITEEEVTPTKVTVRASKGDMDLQNSGIASRLLIMAARLHHLDTEGRVTALIVYGSPDNPRFSLVDVSNPGEDIVITADDETKKTSEIVQGNGLHERVLEEVAVPNQNKIPNKKRAASDLDLADTENLVDYDISRGEPLDGSQTDDDLDEPTMGEKLASLNLLENKEVKSLEEKESSQLAKPPSADSVHVLLKQALHADDRALIINCLFTQNQKVIANSVSMLNPADVLKLLDSLISIIQSRGTVLACAIPWLRSLLLQQASVIMSQESSLVALNSLYQLIESRVSTFQPALQLSCCLDLLYAAQNADDGFDENGTTTPAGLEDTDESEEEDEAEDAMETDQEGSDHREPFNDVSDIEGSDDDLGFD; via the exons ATGGCGAGACAGAAACTCAAATCCCTTATCACATGTTTCACTCCCGACGGCGACTATTTCGCCGTTTTATCCCCTAGCGGTGTCGTCAAA ATTTGGAACACAAAAAGTGGAAGTCTAGTGGCAGAGTGGAAGCAAACAGATGCCCCTTCTGAGCCTAGTATCTCTTGTATGGCTTGTAGTTTCATTGGGAAGAAG CGCAGAAAAGAGCATGGTACTTGCTTATTAGCTGTTGGCTCAAATGCTGGGGAAGTTTTTGCTGTTGATGTTTTCACTGGTGAGGAGAAGTGGAAATCATCTGGATGTCATGCCGA TGGTATTGTTGGTCTTTCTTTTACGAATAGAGGCCGCATACTTCACACAGTTGGCAATGATGGAATAGCATCTGAGATGAACTCAGAAAGTGGAGAAGTTGTAAGGACATTCAAAGTTTCAAAGACACATATCTCTTCCTCAGCTTCGTGTG ATGAGCAACTCTTAGCCATAGCCAGTGGTAAGATACGAATTTTTAGATGGGAATCTGGGAAAGAGCTTCTGAAGTTTTCTGCTGATGGG GGTCTGGTGCAACGTGTTTCCATTACTCATGAAGCCAAGGCCATAGTTACGTCCGGCTCTGACGAGAAACATCTTCAAGTCTGGAAATGTGATTTGAGTAGTGGAACTGTAAGCAAAGGACCTGTTCTTTCCATGAGACATCCTTCTTTGGCATTTGAATGTAATAATGGAGCTAATGGAGAAGATGGTTTAGTTGTCCTCTCGGTTTCAGAATCAGGTGTAGCTGATATGTGGAATTTGAAAGCCATCACTGAGGAGGAGGTAACTCCAACTAAAGTGACAGTTAGAGCTAGCAAAGGTGATATGGACTTGCAGAATAGTGGAATTGCAAGTCGCTTGTTAATAATGGCTGCCAGATTGCATCATTTAGATACTGAGGGGCGCGTGACAGCCCTAATTGTTTATGGTTCCCCAGATAATCCACGGTTTTCTTTAGTGGATGTCAGTAATCCTGGTGAGGACATTGTTATTACTGCTGATGATGAAACAAAGAAAACTAGTGAGATTGTTCAAGGAAATG GGCTCCATGAAAGGGTTTTAGAAGAAGTagctgtaccaaaccaaaataaaatacccAATAAGAAACGTGCAGCATCTGACCTGGATCTTGCAGACACGGAGAACTTGGTTGATTATG ATATAAGTCGTGGAGAACCATTGGATGGAAGCCAAACAGACGATGATTTAGATGAGCCAACCATGGGTGAGAAACTGGCATCTTTAAATTTACTAGAGAATAAGGAGGTTAAAAGCCTTGAGGAAAAAGAGTCTTCTCAGCTCGCAAAGCCTCCAAGTGCGGACTCTGTTCATGTTTTGCTTAAGCAAGCTCTACACGCTGATGATCGAGCACTTATCATAAATTGCTTATTTACCCAAAACCAGAAG GTGATTGCGAACTCTGTCTCAATGTTAAATCCAGCTGACGTTCTCAAACTTTTAGATTCACTAATATCCATAATCCAGTCTAG GGGTACAGTGCTGGCTTGTGCCATTCCATGGCTGAGGAGTTTACTTCTTCAGCAGGCAAGCGTAATAATGTCCCAGGAATCTTCTTTAGTTGCCCTCAACTCTCTATATCAG CTCATAGAATCTAGAGTTTCAACGTTCCAACCAGCTCTTCAACTGTCTTGTTGCTTGGACTTGCTTTACGCTGCG CAGAATGCTGATGATGGTTTTGACGAGAATGGCACGACTACACCGGCTGGTTTGGAGGACACAGATGAAAGTGAAGAAGAGGATGAAGCGGAGGATGCCATGGAAACAGATCAAGAAGGCAGCGACCATCGCGAACCATTTAACGATGTTAGTGACATCGAGGGAAGTGATGATGACCTGGGTTTTGATTGA
- the LOC131335448 gene encoding uncharacterized protein LOC131335448 isoform X2 translates to MARQKLKSLITCFTPDGDYFAVLSPSGVVKIWNTKSGSLVAEWKQTDAPSEPSISCMACSFIGKKRRKEHGTCLLAVGSNAGEVFAVDVFTGEEKWKSSGCHADGIVGLSFTNRGRILHTVGNDGIASEMNSESGEVVRTFKVSKTHISSSASCDEQLLAIASGKIRIFRWESGKELLKFSADGGLVQRVSITHEAKAIVTSGSDEKHLQVWKCDLSSGTVSKGPVLSMRHPSLAFECNNGANGEDGLVVLSVSESGVADMWNLKAITEEEVTPTKVTVRASKGDMDLQNSGIASRLLIMAARLHHLDTEGRVTALIVYGSPDNPRFSLVDVSNPGEDIVITADDETKKTSEIVQGNGLHERVLEEVAVPNQNKIPNKKRAASDLDLADTENLVDYDISRGEPLDGSQTDDDLDEPTMGEKLASLNLLENKEVKSLEEKESSQLAKPPSADSVHVLLKQALHADDRALIINCLFTQNQKVIANSVSMLNPADVLKLLDSLISIIQSRGTVLACAIPWLRSLLLQQASVIMSQESSLVALNSLYQLIESRVSTFQPALQLSCCLDLLYAANADDGFDENGTTTPAGLEDTDESEEEDEAEDAMETDQEGSDHREPFNDVSDIEGSDDDLGFD, encoded by the exons ATGGCGAGACAGAAACTCAAATCCCTTATCACATGTTTCACTCCCGACGGCGACTATTTCGCCGTTTTATCCCCTAGCGGTGTCGTCAAA ATTTGGAACACAAAAAGTGGAAGTCTAGTGGCAGAGTGGAAGCAAACAGATGCCCCTTCTGAGCCTAGTATCTCTTGTATGGCTTGTAGTTTCATTGGGAAGAAG CGCAGAAAAGAGCATGGTACTTGCTTATTAGCTGTTGGCTCAAATGCTGGGGAAGTTTTTGCTGTTGATGTTTTCACTGGTGAGGAGAAGTGGAAATCATCTGGATGTCATGCCGA TGGTATTGTTGGTCTTTCTTTTACGAATAGAGGCCGCATACTTCACACAGTTGGCAATGATGGAATAGCATCTGAGATGAACTCAGAAAGTGGAGAAGTTGTAAGGACATTCAAAGTTTCAAAGACACATATCTCTTCCTCAGCTTCGTGTG ATGAGCAACTCTTAGCCATAGCCAGTGGTAAGATACGAATTTTTAGATGGGAATCTGGGAAAGAGCTTCTGAAGTTTTCTGCTGATGGG GGTCTGGTGCAACGTGTTTCCATTACTCATGAAGCCAAGGCCATAGTTACGTCCGGCTCTGACGAGAAACATCTTCAAGTCTGGAAATGTGATTTGAGTAGTGGAACTGTAAGCAAAGGACCTGTTCTTTCCATGAGACATCCTTCTTTGGCATTTGAATGTAATAATGGAGCTAATGGAGAAGATGGTTTAGTTGTCCTCTCGGTTTCAGAATCAGGTGTAGCTGATATGTGGAATTTGAAAGCCATCACTGAGGAGGAGGTAACTCCAACTAAAGTGACAGTTAGAGCTAGCAAAGGTGATATGGACTTGCAGAATAGTGGAATTGCAAGTCGCTTGTTAATAATGGCTGCCAGATTGCATCATTTAGATACTGAGGGGCGCGTGACAGCCCTAATTGTTTATGGTTCCCCAGATAATCCACGGTTTTCTTTAGTGGATGTCAGTAATCCTGGTGAGGACATTGTTATTACTGCTGATGATGAAACAAAGAAAACTAGTGAGATTGTTCAAGGAAATG GGCTCCATGAAAGGGTTTTAGAAGAAGTagctgtaccaaaccaaaataaaatacccAATAAGAAACGTGCAGCATCTGACCTGGATCTTGCAGACACGGAGAACTTGGTTGATTATG ATATAAGTCGTGGAGAACCATTGGATGGAAGCCAAACAGACGATGATTTAGATGAGCCAACCATGGGTGAGAAACTGGCATCTTTAAATTTACTAGAGAATAAGGAGGTTAAAAGCCTTGAGGAAAAAGAGTCTTCTCAGCTCGCAAAGCCTCCAAGTGCGGACTCTGTTCATGTTTTGCTTAAGCAAGCTCTACACGCTGATGATCGAGCACTTATCATAAATTGCTTATTTACCCAAAACCAGAAG GTGATTGCGAACTCTGTCTCAATGTTAAATCCAGCTGACGTTCTCAAACTTTTAGATTCACTAATATCCATAATCCAGTCTAG GGGTACAGTGCTGGCTTGTGCCATTCCATGGCTGAGGAGTTTACTTCTTCAGCAGGCAAGCGTAATAATGTCCCAGGAATCTTCTTTAGTTGCCCTCAACTCTCTATATCAG CTCATAGAATCTAGAGTTTCAACGTTCCAACCAGCTCTTCAACTGTCTTGTTGCTTGGACTTGCTTTACGCTGCG AATGCTGATGATGGTTTTGACGAGAATGGCACGACTACACCGGCTGGTTTGGAGGACACAGATGAAAGTGAAGAAGAGGATGAAGCGGAGGATGCCATGGAAACAGATCAAGAAGGCAGCGACCATCGCGAACCATTTAACGATGTTAGTGACATCGAGGGAAGTGATGATGACCTGGGTTTTGATTGA
- the LOC131335448 gene encoding uncharacterized protein LOC131335448 isoform X3 has translation MPLLSLVSLVWLVVSLGRRKEHGTCLLAVGSNAGEVFAVDVFTGEEKWKSSGCHADGIVGLSFTNRGRILHTVGNDGIASEMNSESGEVVRTFKVSKTHISSSASCDEQLLAIASGKIRIFRWESGKELLKFSADGGLVQRVSITHEAKAIVTSGSDEKHLQVWKCDLSSGTVSKGPVLSMRHPSLAFECNNGANGEDGLVVLSVSESGVADMWNLKAITEEEVTPTKVTVRASKGDMDLQNSGIASRLLIMAARLHHLDTEGRVTALIVYGSPDNPRFSLVDVSNPGEDIVITADDETKKTSEIVQGNGLHERVLEEVAVPNQNKIPNKKRAASDLDLADTENLVDYDISRGEPLDGSQTDDDLDEPTMGEKLASLNLLENKEVKSLEEKESSQLAKPPSADSVHVLLKQALHADDRALIINCLFTQNQKVIANSVSMLNPADVLKLLDSLISIIQSRGTVLACAIPWLRSLLLQQASVIMSQESSLVALNSLYQLIESRVSTFQPALQLSCCLDLLYAAQNADDGFDENGTTTPAGLEDTDESEEEDEAEDAMETDQEGSDHREPFNDVSDIEGSDDDLGFD, from the exons ATGCCCCTTCTGAGCCTAGTATCTCTTGTATGGCTTGTAGTTTCATTGGGAAGAAG AAAAGAGCATGGTACTTGCTTATTAGCTGTTGGCTCAAATGCTGGGGAAGTTTTTGCTGTTGATGTTTTCACTGGTGAGGAGAAGTGGAAATCATCTGGATGTCATGCCGA TGGTATTGTTGGTCTTTCTTTTACGAATAGAGGCCGCATACTTCACACAGTTGGCAATGATGGAATAGCATCTGAGATGAACTCAGAAAGTGGAGAAGTTGTAAGGACATTCAAAGTTTCAAAGACACATATCTCTTCCTCAGCTTCGTGTG ATGAGCAACTCTTAGCCATAGCCAGTGGTAAGATACGAATTTTTAGATGGGAATCTGGGAAAGAGCTTCTGAAGTTTTCTGCTGATGGG GGTCTGGTGCAACGTGTTTCCATTACTCATGAAGCCAAGGCCATAGTTACGTCCGGCTCTGACGAGAAACATCTTCAAGTCTGGAAATGTGATTTGAGTAGTGGAACTGTAAGCAAAGGACCTGTTCTTTCCATGAGACATCCTTCTTTGGCATTTGAATGTAATAATGGAGCTAATGGAGAAGATGGTTTAGTTGTCCTCTCGGTTTCAGAATCAGGTGTAGCTGATATGTGGAATTTGAAAGCCATCACTGAGGAGGAGGTAACTCCAACTAAAGTGACAGTTAGAGCTAGCAAAGGTGATATGGACTTGCAGAATAGTGGAATTGCAAGTCGCTTGTTAATAATGGCTGCCAGATTGCATCATTTAGATACTGAGGGGCGCGTGACAGCCCTAATTGTTTATGGTTCCCCAGATAATCCACGGTTTTCTTTAGTGGATGTCAGTAATCCTGGTGAGGACATTGTTATTACTGCTGATGATGAAACAAAGAAAACTAGTGAGATTGTTCAAGGAAATG GGCTCCATGAAAGGGTTTTAGAAGAAGTagctgtaccaaaccaaaataaaatacccAATAAGAAACGTGCAGCATCTGACCTGGATCTTGCAGACACGGAGAACTTGGTTGATTATG ATATAAGTCGTGGAGAACCATTGGATGGAAGCCAAACAGACGATGATTTAGATGAGCCAACCATGGGTGAGAAACTGGCATCTTTAAATTTACTAGAGAATAAGGAGGTTAAAAGCCTTGAGGAAAAAGAGTCTTCTCAGCTCGCAAAGCCTCCAAGTGCGGACTCTGTTCATGTTTTGCTTAAGCAAGCTCTACACGCTGATGATCGAGCACTTATCATAAATTGCTTATTTACCCAAAACCAGAAG GTGATTGCGAACTCTGTCTCAATGTTAAATCCAGCTGACGTTCTCAAACTTTTAGATTCACTAATATCCATAATCCAGTCTAG GGGTACAGTGCTGGCTTGTGCCATTCCATGGCTGAGGAGTTTACTTCTTCAGCAGGCAAGCGTAATAATGTCCCAGGAATCTTCTTTAGTTGCCCTCAACTCTCTATATCAG CTCATAGAATCTAGAGTTTCAACGTTCCAACCAGCTCTTCAACTGTCTTGTTGCTTGGACTTGCTTTACGCTGCG CAGAATGCTGATGATGGTTTTGACGAGAATGGCACGACTACACCGGCTGGTTTGGAGGACACAGATGAAAGTGAAGAAGAGGATGAAGCGGAGGATGCCATGGAAACAGATCAAGAAGGCAGCGACCATCGCGAACCATTTAACGATGTTAGTGACATCGAGGGAAGTGATGATGACCTGGGTTTTGATTGA
- the LOC131335449 gene encoding periodic tryptophan protein 2, whose translation MNFRFQNLLGAPYRGGNALITNNHLLVSPVGNRISVTDLLNSSTTTLPFHSSSNLHRLAASPDGLFLLAVDDNSRALFVNLPRRVILHRITFKSPVAAAKFSPNGVYIAVAVGKLVQVWKSPGFKKEFFPFELVRTFADCADKVTALEWSPDSEYLLAGSKDLTVRLFCLKKLSAYNKPFLFLGHRDTIVGCFFGVDKKTKRVSRAYTVSRDGGIFSWSYTSSGNENKFDELEGEKSEPPSPGTPDQRPIESDVGDGDDDGDCNANAKKRKNYDERDVDLGDESGYLLHTGKWELVKKDYFMQAPAKLTACDYHRDLDLVVVGFSNGVFGLYQMPNFICIHLLSISREKITTAVFNDLGNWLTFGCAKLGQLLVWEWKSESYILKQQGHYFDVNCLAFSPDSQLLATGADDNKIKVWTVSSGFCFVTFSEHTNAVTALHFMPGNHCLLSASLDGTVRAWDLFRYRNFRTFTTPSSKQFVSLASDQSGEVICAGTLDSFEIFVWSMKTGRLLDVLSGHEGPVHGLMFSPTTAILASSSWDKTVRLWDVFEGKGAVETFPHTHDVLAVVYRPDGRQLACSTLDGQIHFWDPIDGLLMHTIDGRRDIAGGRLMTDRRSAANSSSGKCFTSLCYSADGSYILAGGSSKYICMYDIADQVLLRRFQITHNLSLDGVLDFLNSKKMTEAGPMDLIDDDNSDAEEGVDKQTRGNLGYNLPGSMPNRGRPIIRTRCLRIAPTGRSWAAATTEGVLIYSIDESFIFDPTDLDIDVTPEAVDAALNEDQPSRALILSLRLNEDSLIKKCIVAVSPEAIPVVASAVPFRYLQRLIEAFAELLESCPHLEFILRWSQELCKAHGHSIQQNSRNLLPALKSLQKAITRVHQDLAETCSTNEYLLRYLCSTGTKK comes from the exons ATGAACTTCAGATTCCAAAACCTCCTCGGCGCCCCCTACCGCGGCGGCAACGCCCTCATCACCAACAACCACCTCCTCGTATCCCCCGTCGGCAACCGCATCTCCGTCACCGACCTCCtcaactcctccaccaccaccctccCCTTCCACTCCTCCTCCAACCTCCACCGCCTCGCTGCCTCCCCCGACGGCCTCTTCCTCCTCGCCGTCGACGACAACTCCCGCGCCCTCTTCGTCAACCTCCCCCGCCGCGTCATCCTCCACCGCATCACATTCAAGTCCCCCGTCGCCGCCGCCAAATTCAGCCCCAACGGCGTCTACATCGCCGTCGCTGTCGGGAAGCTCGTCCAGGTCTGGAAATCGCCCGGTTTTAAAAAGGAGTTCTTTCCGTTTGAGCTGGTGAGGACGTTTGCGGACTGTGCCGATAAGGTCACGGCGTTGGAGTGGAGTCCAGATTCGGAGTATTTGCTCGCCGGGTCGAAGGATTTGACGGTTaggttgttttgtttgaagaaaTTGAGTGCGTATAATAAGCCTTTCTTGTTTTTAGGGCATAGGGATACAATTGTTGGTTGTTTCTTTGGTGTTGATAAGAAGACTAAAAGGGTTTCTAGGGCTTATACTGTGTCGCGAGATGGCGGGATTTTTAGTTGGAGTTATACTTCTAGTGGTAATGAGAATAAATTTGATGAATTAGAAGGTGAAAAGTCAGAGCCACCTTCTCCGGGTACTCCTGACCAGAGGCCTATTGAGAGTGATGTtggtgatggtgatgatgatggtgaTTGTAATGCTAATGCCAAGAAAAGGAAGAATTATGATGAGAGAGATGTTGATTTGGGTGATGAGAGTGGGTATTTGTTGCATACAGGGAAATGGGAATTGGTTAAAAAGGACTACTTTATGCAGGCTCCAGCAAAATTGACTGCTTGTGATTATCACCGGGATCTTGATCTTGTGGTTGTTGGGTTCTCAAATGGGGTGTTTGGGCTGTATCAGATGCCGAACTTTATCTGCATTCACTTGTTGTCGATATCGAGGGAGAAGATCACAACTGCTGTTTTCAATGATCTGGGGAATTGGTTAACGTTCGGATGTGCAAAACTAGGGCAGTTGCTCGTATGGGAATGGAAGTCGGAAAGTTACATCTTGAAACAGCAGGGGCATTACTTTGATGTGAATTGTCTTGCGTTTTCTCCCGACTCACAGCTCTTGGCTACAGGAGCGGATGATAACAAAATCAAG GTGTGGACTGTTTCCTCAGGCTTCTGTTTTGTGACGTTTTCCGAGCACACTAATGCAGTCACTGCGCTACATTTTATGCCCGGCAACCACTGTCTCTTGAGTGCGTCTCTTGATGGGACTGTTCGTGCATGGGATCTTTTCCGCTATCGAAATTTTAGGACCTTCACTACTCCTTCTTCGAAACAATTTGTTTCTTTAGCATCAGATCAAAGTGGTGAAGTGATTTGTGCTGGAACTCTAGATTCGTTTGAG ATATTTGTCTGGTCAATGAAGACAGGGCGGCTGTTGGACGTTCTTAGCGGTCACGAGGGTCCTGTTCATGGGCTAATGTTTTCTCCTACAACT GCAATCTTAGCTTCATCTTCATGGGACAAAACTGTTCGCTTGTGGGatgtttttgaaggaaaaggtGCAGTTGAAACATTTCCCCACACACATGATGTTCTTGCAGTTGTTTATCGACCAGATGGAAGGCAATTGGCCTGCAGCACCTTAGATGGGCAAATCCATTTCTGGGATCCTATTGATGGCTTGTTAATGCACACAATTGATGGCCGTAGAGATATTGCTGGTGGTCGTCTTATGACTGATCGTAGATCAGCCGCTAACTCCAGTTCTGGAAAATGCTTCACGAGCTTATGTTACTCTGCTGATGGGAGTTACATTTTGGCTGGGGGAAGTAGTAAATACATTTGTATGTATGACATTGCTGATCAg GTACTTCTCCGGAGGTTTCAAATAACTCACAATCTTTCTCTGGATGGAGTTCTTGACTTCTTGAACTCAAAGAAAATGACTGAAGCTGGTCCAATGGACTTGATTGATGATGATAATAGTGATGCAGAAGAAGGAGTTGATAAACAAACCCGGGGGAATTTAGGTTATAATTTACCAGGGTCCATGCCTAATCGTGGAAGACCCATTATTCGGACAAGATGCCTGAGAATTGCACCAACTGGCAGGAGTTGGGCAGCTGCAACAACAGAGGGGGTTCTAATTTATTCAATAGATGAATCCTTTATCTTTGATCCAACCGATCTTGACATAGATGTCACACCAGAG GCAGTTGATGCAGCACTAAATGAAGATCAACCAAGCAGGGCTTTGATCCTCAGTCTTCGATTAAACGAAGATAGTCTGATAAAAAAGTGCATTGTTGCTGTTAGTCCGGAAGCTATACCAGTTGTTGCTTCAGCAGTCCCTTTCAGATATTTGCAAAGGTTAATTGAAGCATTTGCAGAACTTCTGGAAAGCTGTCCACACTTGGAGTTCATTCTTCGATGGTCTCAG GAACTCTGCAAAGCTCATGGTCATTCTATCCAACAGAACTCCAGGAATTTGCTTCCTGCTCTAAAATCATTGCAGAAAGCAATTACCAGAGTACATCAAGATTTGGCCGAAACATGTTCTACCAACGAATATTTGCTTCGATATTTATGCTCTACAGGAACCAAGAAATGA